AAGTTGATGAAAGCATCCAAACAAGGTAAGAGTTAATTATTTTACTCATTGAAAGATGATAAAAATTGGAAAGTTCCAAAATGATGTAATATTACCAATCGGTCCTCCTCCAATGTGTCTTCTGTGAAGCAACTGGGTTTTATCCTCTTAATGGCAACATCAGACCCCTTCCATTTTCCATAAGATACAGTTCCATAAGTACCCGAACCAAGTTCTTTTATGTATTCCAGGTCAGTATTTTTTATAGTCTGCAAAAAATATAAGAAGCTTAAATCCCTCTGAACAGGAAGAAGcaagcattttcttttaaattccaTTTTACCTCAAATGTTAGTAAAAGGAACTAGAGGTATATGCTCAACAGTTTACCTGCAGCTCTCTAGTGGATAGAAGAGAATAAAATGCAGCCAGGTCACTAGATACTCCACCAATTAGCTTAGAGCCTTTATGGCTTTCTTTAATGCAAACCTGCCAAGATGATTCCTTTGTCAGCCAAAGTCAAAGAAAATGCATTACCAATTATGAGATGACAGCTCAActacattttctttcttcattcttcttaaATTATGGTTAGATGAAAGAGAAGAATATAAGCAATACCTTTTCATCAATGCTTAAATCAGATGAAGGGTCCAGTTGGATTTCTTCTTTATGCACATAATCATTTCCCAATTTGGTTGCATTCCCAGTGAGAGAACCGGATTCCATTCCATTTGAGTTGTAAGCTTCTGGGCTTGAGTGTCCATCTATGAGATCCAAATGCTTTGATTGAGACTTTAGTAGGGCTTCAGAAACATCAATGTCAACATGAGAAGAAAGTGCAAGAGGTTCCACTTCTTTGGATGATGACAATGAAAGATTACCCAATGAAAGATCAACTGGAGATGCAACTCCACCTTGTAAAGTATGGGCACCATCACGATGAGTGCTTAATGACTCAATACCTGCTTCCCTATCTGACAGCTTACTGTTGCATCTCAGTTCTGTTCCTTGGCTATAACCTGGATAATTCAGAAAGGCAGAAATATTGTCAACTTTCTGAGGGCTCAATGAGAATGGTTGCCTTGAATCATAACAACCAGATTCACAATTTGTGAGCACTCTGTGACAATTCTGGTAAGGGTTCTGATGTGGAACTTCATGCATCCCACTACCAGAATCAGTTAAGAAACCGTCCTTCAATGGGTTCTCAACAGCATTACGAAACAAGAGGGGTGGGTTGCCCATGCCAGCATATGCACCATGGTAGGCAAATTTACATTCCTCAATATTTGGGCTTCCATATTCAGATGCAAGGATACCCTGGTCTCTTATGTTCTCATTGGCATATTGGAGATCATGGGAGCAAGAGTGACTATTTAAGCTAGAGTCCATCATTCTCATCAATCCTTGCAGTGTATGGGTGTGTGTGCAAGACAATGGCTTCAAATAATTTGGATGGTATGATCTCATAGATTGCCCCTGTTTTGCTATGTTTGGGTTTGGTCTGAGCCCAGGACAGCATCGCCCTGACCAAGACCTTCCGTCCAACCTCAAATTTTGATTGCTACCCATCTCAGAGAGATTACTCTGATGGTTACGTATGTGATATAAACACATCCGATGATTTCTGGTATCACACATGCCAAACCTATGCTTGCGGATGCCACTCTGAAGATCACCCCCCAACGCCCTATCTCTAGCAGACAGGATTTTCATTGGAGAAGCACTTCCCACCATCTCATTGCTGCAAGAAAGCGGCAATAAACTAATCTTCCCTGAATCATAATTTGCAGGACATGGCATGTTTTTCCTGTTGAAATTAGTCCATGACATAGGGTCCATGTTTCTCAAGTCCTGCTTAGCATTAGAACCACTTGACAACGAAATGATACTTGAAATACATGACAGCTGTGGAAACTGAACCACCTCACTGGATGTATTTGAAATGCCTTGATTCATTCCACCTCCATTACACCCAGACAGCCTCAACAAACACTGCCTGGGACTACTCCCATCCACCCTTGTATTTCCATTCCttaccaaattttcaaaattttgatttcctgGAGAAAGGGCATCCTCAGTTTtgcaaatcaaaatattcactTCACGCGGGTGTTCAAAATTCAGATTAGCAGTTTGTTTACTCTTTGGGACTAATGCTTCAGGGGCTAAATCTATAAGTGggtaacaatatttttgctcGTCAGAACGCCTAAATTCCCTTTCCCCACTGCAAAAACTGCTAATTGGAGCCGGTTTCTTTGCCGAAAACCGTTGTTTCAAGATCACTTTTCTCAGTGAACGATCACTATACCGGCCTCCGGCCACAACAGTCGCCGGATTGTTGATTTCCTTAGTATCAAACTGGAGTCCAAACAAATAGCTCCCACTATTTCGACTTTGAAACACATTACTAATATAATCACCAAAATCACTCACACCCTTCACACAAGTCTCTTTCCCCTCAACACCAAACCCCTTTTTCCCACACACATAAtcatttatgttttcaatacaATTCATGGGGAGATTCACGTTAACATACCCATTATCACGGAAAACGAAAATCCTCAATCTTGTTTGCTGTCCGTAGAAGTCCATCTTATCGTACTCATCGACCATGCAACGAACGTCGTCGTCGGAAGCTATCAAAACGAGATTGGTGGTGTCACCGTGAACAGGATCCGACTCGGGAAGGCGGTATTTGAGAGAGAAGGAACGGATATCGGGGCAGAGCTCTGAGATCTTAGACCGAAGTTTCATGAATCCGATGCCTCGGTCGACGGAGATGATACGAGTATCGCCGCCGACGTAACCAAGCTTACCAGAGGGCGGACGCGTCTGGAATCGGCCATTGAAGCTGCAAACGAGTTTCAGTTTCTTCGACGAATTGGGTCTCCTCCGGCGCAACATAGAGGGTTCTTTCATGGATATTAGACAGAGTTAGTAACTGAATCTTTGTGGGAAACAAACGTAGCGCTCGTGAGTCGTGAGGGTTTATAGTAGTGGGGGAACTGGAAAGCTCAATGCCCTTGTATTTTCGGCTCCACGTTGCCTCTAGTTACGGTTTTACCACtcctcttatttatttataataattaattaattattatataataaaataattcacaaagcATGAGaccattaataaaaaatttcgtCTGCTCATTAATTTAGCCACGTGCATAGCGTGCTTGTGAAGGCCTTTACAAATTACATTCCACCACGTGCATGGGattgtattattatttcatgTCAACAACACATATGAGGTCATTTTGGGATAATATAAAAatcttctaataaaaaataaaataacaactaaaaatgcatataaatgacttatttagaattttataatttgggaaatattttttaattaagattttaaaagaaataaatattttcaaattttcttttcaaaattatctaagtttcctaaattattttctttataaaaatgatttagacACTTATATTAATTAgagatataatatttttattggaattcttgaattaaaaatagagataaaatatttttacgcTTTTAAACTTTCataccaaataaaatataataaaagtaagGCTGACGTGGCAACCAATTTCTCTCCCATTTTAATTTGTGCATGCTTCTTAACAacaataatgacaataataataaatttttgacGGAAAATCTACTTTGGTcagaattatgaaatttaatagCAGGAACTAATATAGCCGAGTGGCAAATGAGATATTATGGAAGGATAGAGGGGCGTTTAGAAACGAGGCTTTGCTATGTTATCCTAAACAAACTCCTCCCTCCCccttattcttgaaatttcctcctataatttttatttattttttattttccatttttttctattaattaaaatgaattaatattagaaaattaaattttttattggttCAATAGCATTTACACTGTAAAAAGGTCAATCCAATTTGATCCGTAGTAAATTACGGAACTTTATCTTTGAACTTTACATCTGTCACTAATTGTGATTAACAAAAGCTTATGTGGTTGACTGAGCCTATTCTAGACTGATCCCTAATCAACatctagtttaatatttttataatttatattattataaataataatatttattttattttttattattatattaatattttattttatttattattaaaatttaaatatatttatataaaaaaaatatggatgaattttaaataaaaaaataagactaGATTAGACTTGTGGAGTATATTTCACCTTAGGCTGGGCACGCAAATTAAGGCTGAAAAGGGCGTCAAGGCATATTTTAGTATCCAAATGGACCAAATCTCCCAGGACATCTTAAACGATACCGTCAACTTCGGCATATTAGACCACCGAAACTCACCTGAAAACAACAAAAGGTATCCCGTATTGCCTTTTTTGTCGCCGACCAATGAGGTTGGGGGAACACGTCATGACTTGGACCCGCTGGAAAACAGAAAGGGTGGCCGCCCAGTAAGGTGAAAAGTCAGCACAGGCACAACACCTCAGCAGATATCGTGGACCCTCTTTGTCGGTTCGACACGTGGGCCATCAAGGAAAGCGCATGCGGACAAATGTTAGGTTCACTAGTTTCTTCCCATCTAAGGGTTTGGTACCATGCTACTGAGGACTACGCTATCACTATGGTATTCCCTCTTTTCCAGGTTCGAGAAAAGGTATTCTCTTATATTTGATCTgtctatgtatatatattgattTGATAAAGTAACCAAAATTGGATTTCttgcaataaaaaataaacttgctCCCATTGACCTTCAAATGTATATGTcaataaaaattctttctttctctaAACAGACATGTAGTTTTTACATtcatttgatataattttaaatcatagtgaactatcaatgtcataataattttgaatgtcttttatacaaattaatgagaacttttttccttttttttttaacaatctcATTGAGTAAATAAATTTAACTAAGGTTACGAGTAAAGTAACCTTAGTTAAGTTTATGTTAATCTCTATCAAATCTTGTCTTAAATAGGTTTTGGTTAGTTTGATCATtcatttattattcttaaaagttGTCTAGGTATTTAGCAATTGTGAAATTAACAATGTTATAAATTACAAGTAAAGTAATCTTAGTTAAGTTTATGTTAACCTCTATCAAACCGTATCTTAAAGTAGGTTTTCTTTTGGACTCTAGTTCAAAAGGAATATTTGGAATTGCCTTAAAACCCAACATAACAAACACAGAAAGATCTTTAAAGCAAGCATCAATAATGAAATGAGTAAAAGGAATTTTCTAACATACTTCTATTCATATCCATAAAAGTTCATCTAGCATTTTGCTATGGTTTACCTAGCATAAAATATTGAGAACATATTTTGTGTCTTTCCAAGAGTTTAGCAAAAGGATCAAGACATTGTTGTAATTCAATATACTTCCCAAAATATTCATCACCTCTCTATATGACCATACAAGTCCGGAATTAAAGTTCATGGTGCTATTTCTTCTTAATTGAGTAAAAACGTTTTAAAACTTTGAGGATCCATTAAACTCAAAACGCATAATATTTACACAAAGGAAATAATCATTATAAGTGGTATTAAAATTGATCTCCAATTTCGATGTGGGACTATGTTTAACCCTATAAGGTGTGTATGTCTATTTAGCCTCATAGTGTCATGGGACCCAATTTGGATTTTGTGGTTGTATGAAAAATCATTATGATATCTTAGATCAATTAGGGGCAAAAGGCTTTCGACATTATGCATGTGGTGGACTCCTCTTAATTATGTAATGTGTTTTAAAACCAAGTctttacaaatgatatcaaaattAATCTTCAATCCAAGTGTATAAATATGTTTGGCCTTGGAAGAGATGATTGTCTGTTTGGGACACGGCGAAAACATTATGTTTACATATAAAAGGTAATTGTAATATTTTACATGGATTAAGAGAAGAAATTTTTAGTACTACACGCttaataagtttattttcactatgtaaatgaatttttaaatggtGAGATATATTAAatccaaaacaaataatatttatatggaaAAAATAACCAGCAGATCAAAGCAATACATATCCGGAATATATGCAACAAAATAACAGCAAGAAGACGCTATAGTTTAATGAGGTAAAAGAACAGAAAGAAAACCCTCTTACAATAGGAAACATAAATCCAGGGTGAAGTATTGGGCTCAAGATGCTGCCACAGAACAACCCAAGAATCTGGCTCAAGTGGCTGTTGGAAAAACAGCCTACAAAATGGGCTTCTTGCGCTTTTAAATAGTGATTCACCACATGGTCGTCATGTGCTGGGTCCTCATGCTCCCATAAAAGTTGTACtcaaaaccaaaacaaacaaacttaCTAGTTTGGTAGGGAGAGAATTTGGGGATGTTGGTAAAATATTTTAGCTCACCCACAAATCTAGCGTTAGATGatgaatccattttttatttttcactttttataaTTGAGTAACTTTCCATGACTGGGcctttcaaattcttcataggAACCCAAACCTTTAGTCCTGATTGTTCTTGCCGTAACCATCATCGAGTAACAGCTGCAGGAATCCAATCCTAGATTATGTGTCTCTACCATACATTTTGGCATTCACCATAACCAAGTACCATGATGGGCTTAGATGATGATACATTTTTAACCACCACCTGgcctaaaaatgattatttcttatttattcataaattaatcTATTATTCATTTATGGATAAATCAATAGTCCCAGTCTCGAGAGTATTATTTTAGTGGGTTTTACTGtataaggaatccaaaaataattgaaatatttctcACAAAGTAATCTCAAGCCAATATGTAATAGCCCCATCCAAGTGGGGGACACAACCTTTTGCCCAATTAAACCATCTGCTTATACATCAATTCCTGTTCAATAGTTCCTGGGTTGAATTTTTAACAACTATTTGCCCAGTCTTTACTCTACTTTCTTCTTGGATATGTATGGACATGACTAGCTACCTAATTACCACCATGTTCAGTAtctataaaacaataattttcagTCTATCACCATGATGCAAGGGCTTACCTGGTTGAGAAAGGACCAGGACCTCTCAAGATGGTTGCAGAATTTATCTATAAACTCACTTCAACCAGTTATGATCTTACAACGTTACattgatttattgattttttttgtaagaGTTTCCCTTTCCAGAATGGTACCCGGGTCTGATTTGGCGAAGGGTTAATCCTGGATTTTTTAATTACTAAAGAAAATTGAACTTGACAGAAGAGGAAAGACATTTGTTGCATTTCAAAAcctctatataaaaaataaaaacaaaaaatcactGCAGCACATACAAAATGTAATTACATCTATATCAACCTTTATTTAGTTCCttaaacacaaaagaaaacaaaggttaAGACTAATCCTACAGGCATTCAAATATTTATCATATGGAGTCATCAATGGGAACTCGGTGATTTCACATTGAAAAAGGTTCGTCCAGAGATCCATGGCTTCATACAGATAGTTTTGATCtcacatttaatttttattgtgCTTTTTCAATGGGAGAAGCATCACTGAAACTGACCCGGTCTTCACACGTATAGAAACTCCATATGGTTGCATACATTCTACATGGTTATCAACATGCCATAAGTGTTCCTAGAAACTATTAAGGGCATGTTTGGAGGGTGATTTTGATTAGAGAGTTTTgacttgaagtgtttttttaagtGCTAGTTGAGGTTTTTAAATGTATAAGTGGAAGTCAGCTATTAATATCTGTTCCATACCCACTAGTTCTCTCCCACATGCCGTTTGGAGACCAGTAAACATTCCTAAATCTTTGAATTTTTATCCTTGTATTTTGTGTTATTTCATACATATATATGCAAAAATCTGTCTAATTATGtgcaaatttaaaagaaattaggCTCAGTGGCCGACAAattggaggaaaagaaaaagaaatgcaaaCCTTTTGACCTATTCCCTCCTTTTGGTTTTAAGAAGACCAGAAGAATAACAGAACTCGACCAAGTCATGCCAATTGCTTGTGAGTTTAATAACTTGCCATTTTCATTAGCTTCAAATTGCAGATGTaagatttcaaatttctttcatcacttttattAGTAACCAATTGTTTTTCCTACTCTTTTCTGTTCCTTTTCGTGAATCCCTCCATGCAGCAGAGAAATGACTAGCATGAAAGAAGCTAAGCTGTTAACTCACTGTGTCTTGCTTGTTATCCTCTGTAACTTCTTTTTTTGCTCGTCTAAGGCGCTAGAAACCCTTAAACCTGGGGAGAATTTGAGGGACAAAGAAACATTAGTCTCGGCTGGTAAGGTGTTTGAGTTAGGCTTCTTCAAATCTGGTGAGTCAAATTATGGCTACTTAGGAATTTGGTTCAAGAATGACAGGAACAAGAAGGCAGTCTGGGTGGCAAACCGTGAAAATCCCCTTCTGGGTTCCTCACTGACTATATATCAGAAGCGATGGAAACATGGTGATGATGGATAAAAGGGAAATTCCCATAATTGTGAACTATGGTATGCTTGCAACTAGTGGTCAAGTGCAAAGCTTCTTGATTCAGGAAATCTTGTTCTTACAGAGGGGGCAAAGATTGCCTGGCAGAGCTTTGATTTCCCAAGTGATGCATTTCTGCCTGGCATGAAACTGGGGTCATTTGACATGGACACAGATCATGTTAGGCATCAGTTTCTGGTATCTTGGCTAAGTCCGTTTGTCCCCACTACTGGACCTTTTGCTATAGGCCTGGATGGCAAAAATAGGACACTGTGCACACTGTGGAGTAGAGACGGTGCATTTCAACACATTGGTTCTTCAAATGGTCAGCAGAATTCATTAGATAATAACACTTTTACCTATGTGTCAAACAACAAGGAGatttatattatgtttgataCTAGAGGAAATAGTATTTCTTCATGGTTTGTTCTAAGTTCTAACTTACACAGGGGAAATCGACAAGTACACAGTGTTGAATGGGGAGATTTCAATTGTGGATAATTCAGTGTGTAATGGCACATCAATCAACTTGAATGGGTGTTTGATACTGAAGCCCTTGTCGTGCAAGGATGGGAATGTTTTGTCAGACATTAGAGGGTCAATGCCAAATTCATTGATTGTAAGTGGGTCAGACCGTTTGGGGCCAAGCGACTGTGAGATAATGTGCAAGAGCAATTGTTTATGTACtgcattttcttcttttcttgagGATGGAATTGGATGTTGACTTTACTATGGGCATAAGAAGGATCTTATGAGCATCACAGGAAAAGGCAACGCCACCATTTATGCCCCTACAGAATCTGGGAAGCCTTCTTATAAAGATCCGCTCCCTTCACATGTAGATATTATCTAGTAAGCCTTCTTATAAAGACCCACTCCCTCATATGTAGATATTATCTATTCTGGGACTAATGGGCTCTCATGACTTTGAAATGTCTTTACATAGTTAAGAGAAACCCATTAGCTATATAGTATTAGgaacttctttccttatttgatgtgagatatcacttTCAACCTCCTTCCCCTCTCCTCTCCCCTCAATGCATACACAAGGCCACTCAGCACACTTAAAGCACTCTCTTAGAATCTCTAACCCATGTTAGGAATCAATTCAAACACCATTTATAACAACTTGCTCCCTCCTGTATaaatattgtccactttgggcCGAATGGGGCTTCACAACTATAGAACACTTCTATATGGTTAAGAGGAACCCACTATATATACAACTCTTCCCTTAACCAATATGAGATGATAACTATCTACATGCTCCTATATAGATATTGTCTACTCTTGGCCCAATGGGCTTTTATGGCTTTAAAACGTGTATACATAGTTAAGAGAAGCCTGCCACAAATATAGTGTTTGAAACTTCTTCCCCTGTCTAATATGAAATATAGGACTTATATTAATAACTTGAGAATCTCGGATGAAGTTGTTGGCATTAAGTGTATGGAATTCATAGGTCTCTTATTCTACTTATCAGCCCAGAACATCATGCTAAAATTTTAACCATGATCTCTCTCTTCTTTCCAAATTTTGGTGCATTTTCagattttaactttaattatgATTACTATAGTTGCAATTTTTCAGCATTTCATGAACTGTTTATGTTTTGTCCATCATGAAGCAGTTGGTAAGGATCTGAAAGTGTTGTTGACCTTTCTTGTTCTTTTAGTTTTCCAATgtagaataaatttaattttttttccatctcttTTTTCAGATCAAAGGATGAGGAGGCTGCTACTAGTTATCATAATTCCAGTTGTTTCAGTGATATTTCTCACTCTTGTCTCCTTTTGTTATTTACTATGGAGAAAGTACAACCCTGGAGGTAATTTTTGCAGACTATATTAGTTAACATAACTTTAGATTTTTGCCACACAAGTAATGAATGTTGTATGTCTCATCCAGGAACAATTTTGTCCCAAACCATCATAAAGAAGTGCATGAGGCTTCATCTAGCAGCTAATGACAGAGTTCAAAATGCAAATGGCCTTCAACTTGATATAAATGAGGATCATGAATTGCCACTGCTCAATTTTTCTTGGATATCAACTGCCACTAAAAACTTCTCCTTTGCAAATAGGCTTGGAGAGGGTGGTTTTGGACCTGTCTTTAAGGTATATTTAATCTTATGATGCAGAATGGTTATTTAATACAAAGAATGAGTTCATTGCCTACTTTGACAGACAAAAAGGCAGAAAtagaggggaaaaaaatgaaacctgCAAGATTTGATAGAACCTCTGGAATAGCTTCATCTTTAATAAGAATATCAAAAGCCTTGCAGGGTGATATAAGATGTTAGCATTAGTGACCAAGAATCAGAGGCAAGAAATTAACTAAACAAGAACTAACAAAAATGAATTGGTAAGGTATCTTTGAAATAACTGAGACCAATATACAATAAATTAGAGTATTGTCAAGTCTTTGTGATTTAAAGAAATAATGAGCACCTCATGGCTGTGGCAGGGTAATATAGGAGGGCATGAGTTTGCAGTGAAAAGACTTTCTAGTACTTCTGGACAAGGATTAGAGGAGTTCAAGAATGAGGTGCAACTAATTTCAAAGCTCCAGCACAGAAATCTTGTCAGGCTTTTGGGTTGTTGCAttcatcaagaagaaaaaatgttgaTTTATGAGTACATGCCCAACAAAAGCTTGGATTCCTTTCTATTTGGTAGGTTACTATTTTCCACTTCGCCTACACATATATGTTTTTTTCGTTTTGATCTGTTGTCTAGTTTCATGCAATTTGAATGTATAACTAATGCAGATCCGATCCAGAAAAAACAACTAGATTGGGCAAAATGCTTTCACATCATTGAAGGAATTGCTCAAGGGCTTCTTTATCTTCACAAGTACTCTAGGTTAAGAATTATTCATCGGGATCTAAAAACCAGTAACATATTGTTGGATAGTTACATGAACCCCAAAATATCAGATTTTGGCTTGGCAAGAATATTTGGAGAGAATGAatctaaagcaaaaacaaaaagagttgTCGGAACATAGTAAGTGATTGCTATTtattttgcctattaaaaaaagaacATAGTAAGTGATCACTATTTCTTCAAGCACAAGCTAGGAACATGGTGCATGCATTCAAGTATATCAGTGTGTTTGTGGATATACATATCTGTATTATACCATCTTCAGACAACTAATACATTTTTTCTAACTTCTGGAATCAGTGGTTATATGTCTCCTGAATATGCGGTCCATGGACTTTTCTCTACAAAGTCTGGTGTATTCAGCTTTGGAGTTATTATGCTTGAGATTGTGAGTGGCAGGAGAAATGTAGCATTTTCTCAATCAGAGTGCACTTTGAACTTGCTAGGACATGTGAGTATTACCATAGGCCAGGGTTGTGAATGTATTTTATGTCATATATTAATCAGTAGGCCAGGtctatgaatatattttattgtcATATATTAACTTTTAGATTGTAAATTTTGTCAAGGCTTGGGATCTATGGAAAGATGGCCGAAGCATGGAGTTGATGGATCCAACATTGGCCATTTCATGTTCGATGAGTGAGCTCACACTATGTGTTCAGGTGGGTCTCTTATGCATCCAAGAAAGTGCAGAAGATAGGCCGACCATGTCAGATGTTGTTTCAATTCTTAGCAATGAAAGAGCAATTTTACCAACTCCAAGGCAGCCGGCCTTTTGTACTCTAATAAGTGTTCAAGGCACTGATTCACAAATGGAAGAGCCAAAATGCTCCTTGAATTATGTAACACTCTCAGTAGCAGAAGCTCGGTAACCACAATCAATACCAATGTAGATACCATTGTTTGTAAACTAATTTATGGACACAACGCTAGTTGGCAGaataatttcttatttcttcTTGTTCAACTTGCTGATTTGGCTTCTGCTACGGTTAACAGAATATGCTATAACCTATCCCATTTTCTGACTTCAATTTCTTCATGTAAACGGTTTGTATCCatgtttgtttatttcattataatcattttttagtaaAGATTCTAGTTTTGAGGTTTTCTCCTAGGAATAGACTCCTTATCGAATAGGTTTTATGTTAATGAAACTCATTATTTCTAGCGTAGGAAGGGAGACACACAATCAACATTTCTTTCCAAGAAAATGTTGAGGAGGGAGTAGAGGGAGAGGGAGTTTAGTAGGAACTCCTAATACAAGCTACACAAGATAATGAATTCAGAAACTTCTGTCTAACATTAATTGGGACAAGCAAGACACATCTTTCTTACTGATAGCTATGCTATATATATGTCATATTTCATCAATTAAAAGGTGTATGAGTCCAATAAACAGCAATTAGCAAATAGAATGGAATACAGAAACTTATGAATAATATAATTCACCTCTTACAAGTCAATTATAGCCCTTTCCCAAACAGTTGAGACATCATTGTACCCTGTAATACAATGGGAAACCATCAATTCTTCATGcctgaaaaaactaaaaagaagaagaaaagaaaagaaagtaaacACAAGACATGCTTTGcaaaagagtaaaaaataatgaaaaatgtgggttaagaatcaaaatttggattctTAAATTTTCAGAACAATCaaacagaaaataaagagaaaacattttcaaagtAAATGCAACTCCAACCTGTTCCCATCACAAGTAGGGCAAATACAAGGGTTTATAA
Above is a window of Vitis vinifera cultivar Pinot Noir 40024 chromosome 11, ASM3070453v1 DNA encoding:
- the LOC100267909 gene encoding uncharacterized protein LOC100267909 isoform X2; this translates as MKEPSMLRRRRPNSSKKLKLVCSFNGRFQTRPPSGKLGYVGGDTRIISVDRGIGFMKLRSKISELCPDIRSFSLKYRLPESDPVHGDTTNLVLIASDDDVRCMVDEYDKMDFYGQQTRLRIFVFRDNGYVNVNLPMNCIENINDYVCGKKGFGVEGKETCVKGVSDFGDYISNVFQSRNSGSYLFGLQFDTKEINNPATVVAGGRYSDRSLRKVILKQRFSAKKPAPISSFCSGEREFRRSDEQKYCYPLIDLAPEALVPKSKQTANLNFEHPREVNILICKTEDALSPGNQNFENLVRNGNTRVDGSSPRQCLLRLSGCNGGGMNQGISNTSSEVVQFPQLSCISSIISLSSGSNAKQDLRNMDPMSWTNFNRKNMPCPANYDSGKISLLPLSCSNEMVGSASPMKILSARDRALGGDLQSGIRKHRFGMCDTRNHRMCLYHIRNHQSNLSEMGSNQNLRLDGRSWSGRCCPGLRPNPNIAKQGQSMRSYHPNYLKPLSCTHTHTLQGLMRMMDSSLNSHSCSHDLQYANENIRDQGILASEYGSPNIEECKFAYHGAYAGMGNPPLLFRNAVENPLKDGFLTDSGSGMHEVPHQNPYQNCHRVLTNCESGCYDSRQPFSLSPQKVDNISAFLNYPGYSQGTELRCNSKLSDREAGIESLSTHRDGAHTLQGGVASPVDLSLALLKSQSKHLDLIDGHSSPEAYNSNGMESGSLTGNATKLGNDYVHKEEIQLDPSSDLSIDEKVCIKESHKGSKLIGGVSSDLAAFYSLLSTRELQTIKNTDLEYIKELGSGTYGTVSYGKWKGSDVAIKRIKPSCFTEDTLEEDRLVAEFWKEAHILGQLHHPNIVAFYGVVTDGPVTNLATVTEYMVNGSLKQVLQKKDRTIDHRKRLIIAMDAAFGMEYLHGKNIVHFDLKSHNLFMNMRDPQRPVCKIGDLGLSKIKQRTLISGGLRGTIPWMAPELFNSKNDLVTEKVDVYSFGIAMWELLTGEEPYGKLSSEEIIAGIIKGNLRPKIPTCDPAWRSLMERCWSSDPGSRPDFSEIAKELRVMSAAMNIK
- the LOC100267909 gene encoding uncharacterized protein LOC100267909 isoform X1, encoding MKEPSMLRRRRPNSSKKLKLVCSFNGRFQTRPPSGKLGYVGGDTRIISVDRGIGFMKLRSKISELCPDIRSFSLKYRLPESDPVHGDTTNLVLIASDDDVRCMVDEYDKMDFYGQQTRLRIFVFRDNGYVNVNLPMNCIENINDYVCGKKGFGVEGKETCVKGVSDFGDYISNVFQSRNSGSYLFGLQFDTKEINNPATVVAGGRYSDRSLRKVILKQRFSAKKPAPISSFCSGEREFRRSDEQKYCYPLIDLAPEALVPKSKQTANLNFEHPREVNILICKTEDALSPGNQNFENLVRNGNTRVDGSSPRQCLLRLSGCNGGGMNQGISNTSSEVVQFPQLSCISSIISLSSGSNAKQDLRNMDPMSWTNFNRKNMPCPANYDSGKISLLPLSCSNEMVGSASPMKILSARDRALGGDLQSGIRKHRFGMCDTRNHRMCLYHIRNHQSNLSEMGSNQNLRLDGRSWSGRCCPGLRPNPNIAKQGQSMRSYHPNYLKPLSCTHTHTLQGLMRMMDSSLNSHSCSHDLQYANENIRDQGILASEYGSPNIEECKFAYHGAYAGMGNPPLLFRNAVENPLKDGFLTDSGSGMHEVPHQNPYQNCHRVLTNCESGCYDSRQPFSLSPQKVDNISAFLNYPGYSQGTELRCNSKLSDREAGIESLSTHRDGAHTLQGGVASPVDLSLGNLSLSSSKEVEPLALSSHVDIDVSEALLKSQSKHLDLIDGHSSPEAYNSNGMESGSLTGNATKLGNDYVHKEEIQLDPSSDLSIDEKVCIKESHKGSKLIGGVSSDLAAFYSLLSTRELQTIKNTDLEYIKELGSGTYGTVSYGKWKGSDVAIKRIKPSCFTEDTLEEDRLVAEFWKEAHILGQLHHPNIVAFYGVVTDGPVTNLATVTEYMVNGSLKQVLQKKDRTIDHRKRLIIAMDAAFGMEYLHGKNIVHFDLKSHNLFMNMRDPQRPVCKIGDLGLSKIKQRTLISGGLRGTIPWMAPELFNSKNDLVTEKVDVYSFGIAMWELLTGEEPYGKLSSEEIIAGIIKGNLRPKIPTCDPAWRSLMERCWSSDPGSRPDFSEIAKELRVMSAAMNIK